From a single Lolium rigidum isolate FL_2022 chromosome 7, APGP_CSIRO_Lrig_0.1, whole genome shotgun sequence genomic region:
- the LOC124675345 gene encoding uridylate-specific endoribonuclease B-like, producing MEGLIKGLAKAAIDALDGGGDDEAPRRQRPAEDAEEQEGREDRDRSTWAEVVSDKKGGEPEEERRGSRPSGRDDGWGRTDGRKQQQQPSAHGGGQSQYEGDNRRDGGSRPQQQQAPANRRQQQEGEETNDEGWETVGEKKKHGRPQQSEAWNAYKRPPSEQEYSEDVGQTHNGLNLEPTREELNSLSEACSRLWELDMNRLVPGKDYTIDCGEGKKVYQKDDMAYGNLFSWLGDDVFTKPTYSRFCALLDNYNPHQGYKEVVTQQEKHEEVAFIEEIARTAPIKYLHQYLVMKGVASQDYDDFKTMLTSLWFNLYGRCGNSSCSSAFEHVFVGEIKGERQGETEVSGFHNWIQFYLEEAKGNVDYKGYIFPRRRGESPDSETQLLTVQFEWHGILKSVSSSLIGVSPEFELALYTLCFYMGGEDNRVNIGPYTVNVKCYRMGNNKIGSAFPIAEN from the exons ATGGAGGGGCTCATCAAGGGTTTGGCCAAAGCCGCGATCGACGCgctggacggcggcggcgacgacgaggcgcCGAGGAGACAGCGCCCCGCGGAGGACGCGGAGGAGCAGGAGGGCCGCGAGGATCGGGACCGCTCCACGTGGGCCGAG GTGGTCTCCGACAAGAAGGGCGGCgagccggaggaggagcgccggggttCTCGGCCCTCCGGGCGG GATGATGGCTGGGGGAGAACGGACGGccggaagcagcagcagcagccatccGCCCATGGTGGAGGTCAAAGCCAG TACGAGGGAGATAACAGGAGGGATGGTGGTAGccggccgcagcagcagcaggcgcCAGCGAACAGGAGGCAGCAACAG GAGGGagaagaaacaaatgatgaaggttGGGAAACAGTAGGCGAGAAAAAGAAGCATGGAAGGCCGCAACAG TCTGAAGCATGGAATGCATACAAAAGGCCACCATCCGAACAAGAGTACTCTGAAGATGTTGGTCAGACCCACAATGGTCTAAATCTAGAGCCTACCAGGGAGGAGCTCAACAGCTTGTCCGAAGCATGTAGCCGGCTCTGGGAGCTTGATATGAACCGTCTTGTTCCTGGTAAGGACTACACCATTGACTGTGGAGAGGGAAAGAAGGTCTATCAGAAGGATGATATGgcatatggaaacttgttcagctGGCTAGGCGATGATGTGTTTACCAAGCCCACGTACTCCCGCTTCTGTGCGCTTCTTGATAATTACAACCCGCACCAAGGGTACAAAGAAGTTGTTACTCAGCAGGAAAAGCATGAAGAAGTAGCATTTATTGAAGAGATTGCCAGGACAGCGCCGATCAAGTACTTGCATCAGTATTTAGTGATGAAGGGAGTCGCATCTCAAGACTACGATGACTTCAAGACAATGTTGACATCCCTTTGGTTTAACTTGTATGGAAGATGTGGCAACTCTAGCTGCTCTTCTGCATTCGAGCATGTGTTTGTTGGTGAAATAAAGGGAGAGAGACAAGGAGAGACTGAGGTCTCAGGCTTCCATAACTGGATTCAG TTTTATTTGGAAGAAGCCAAGGGAAATGTGGACTACAAAGGTTACATATTCCCAAGACGCCGTGGGGAATCG CCTGATTCGGAGACACAGTTACTCACCGTTCAGTTTGAGTGGCATGGTATTCTGAAGTCAGTATCAAGCAGCTTGATTGGTGTTAGCCCTGAGTTTGAACTGGCACTCTACACGCTGTGCTTCTATATGGGAGGGGAGGATAACCGCGTCAATATTGGCCCGTACACAGTGAACGTCAAGTGCTACCGTATGGGTAACAACAAAATTGGATCAGCCTTTCCCATTGCGGAGAATTGA